One genomic window of Tenacibaculum tangerinum includes the following:
- a CDS encoding Lrp/AsnC family transcriptional regulator, with product MKLDEIDKKLLELLQFDSKQTTKQLSLQLGLSVTAVYERIKKLEKEKVIKRYVALVNKNKIEKSFLVFCHIRLEKHTKENITIFEREIKKLEEVTECFHVSGDYDYILKIYVKDMDAYREFMIHKLTALKHIGSTHSIFTIGEVKNAIAIAL from the coding sequence ATGAAATTAGATGAAATAGATAAGAAGTTATTGGAATTGCTTCAGTTCGATAGTAAGCAAACTACCAAGCAGTTGTCTTTGCAGTTAGGATTATCGGTAACGGCTGTTTACGAGCGGATTAAAAAATTGGAAAAAGAAAAGGTTATTAAGCGTTATGTTGCCTTGGTAAATAAAAATAAAATTGAGAAATCGTTTTTAGTTTTTTGTCATATTCGGTTAGAAAAGCATACCAAAGAGAATATTACTATTTTTGAGAGGGAAATTAAAAAGTTGGAGGAAGTAACAGAATGTTTTCACGTAAGTGGAGATTACGATTATATTTTAAAGATTTATGTAAAAGATATGGATGCATATCGAGAGTTTATGATACATAAATTAACAGCACTCAAGCACATTGGAAGTACACATAGTATTTTTACTATTGGAGAGGTAAAAAATGCTATAGCCATAGCCTTATAG
- a CDS encoding aminotransferase class I/II-fold pyridoxal phosphate-dependent enzyme: MKFKPANNIQDLQYFGEFGGVNPSISDSSTYTFLSAKTMFDTFEGNTEGCYLYSRHSSPSNLYLSEALAAMEGTESANVAGSGMGAITPTILQICGSGDHIVSSRTIYGGTYAFLKNFTPRMGIETSFVDITKLAMVEAAITKNTKMIYCETVSNPLLEVADIKALSKLAKKHNLKLIVDNTFSPLSISPAQLGADVVLHSLTKFINGSSDTMGGVVCATTDFINSQKSVIDGASMLLGASMDSMRAASILKNMRTLHIRMKQHSKNAHYLAEKFEADGLKTVYPGLQSHPSHEVFKSMMNEEYGFGGMLTIDAGSLDKANALMELMQERNLGYLAVSLGFYKTLFSAPGTSTSSEIPLEEQKEMGLTDGLIRFSIGLDNDIERTYQMMKECMKEVDVL, encoded by the coding sequence ATGAAATTCAAACCTGCCAATAATATACAAGACTTGCAATATTTTGGAGAATTTGGAGGAGTAAATCCCTCAATATCCGATTCTTCTACCTATACTTTTCTATCAGCAAAAACCATGTTTGATACTTTTGAAGGAAATACAGAAGGTTGCTATTTGTACTCTCGCCATTCTTCTCCTTCAAACTTATACTTATCAGAAGCATTAGCGGCGATGGAAGGTACCGAATCAGCAAACGTTGCTGGTTCAGGTATGGGAGCAATTACCCCTACCATTTTACAAATTTGTGGTTCGGGCGACCATATTGTTTCAAGTAGAACTATTTATGGAGGAACGTATGCTTTCTTAAAGAATTTTACTCCAAGAATGGGTATTGAGACTTCGTTTGTAGACATTACTAAATTAGCTATGGTTGAGGCGGCAATTACTAAAAACACGAAGATGATTTACTGCGAAACAGTAAGCAACCCGCTGTTAGAAGTTGCCGATATCAAAGCCTTATCAAAATTGGCTAAAAAACACAACTTAAAGTTAATTGTAGACAATACATTTTCTCCCTTATCTATTTCTCCAGCACAACTAGGAGCCGATGTAGTACTTCATAGCTTAACCAAGTTTATCAATGGTTCTTCCGACACCATGGGAGGAGTGGTTTGTGCAACTACAGACTTTATCAATTCTCAAAAAAGTGTTATTGATGGAGCTAGTATGTTGTTAGGTGCTTCTATGGATTCTATGCGTGCAGCTTCTATCTTAAAAAATATGAGGACTTTGCATATTCGCATGAAACAACACAGTAAAAATGCCCATTACTTAGCTGAGAAATTTGAAGCTGATGGATTAAAAACGGTATATCCTGGATTGCAATCGCATCCTTCTCACGAAGTTTTCAAATCAATGATGAATGAAGAATACGGTTTTGGAGGAATGTTAACAATCGATGCTGGTTCTTTAGACAAAGCGAATGCTTTGATGGAACTCATGCAGGAAAGAAATTTAGGCTATTTAGCGGTAAGTTTAGGTTTTTATAAAACCTTGTTTTCTGCTCCAGGTACTTCAACCTCGTCAGAAATACCTTTAGAAGAACAAAAAGAAATGGGACTTACCGATGGACTCATTCGTTTTTCAATAGGATTAGATAACGATATAGAACGCACGTACCAGATGATGAAAGAATGTATGAAAGAAGTAGATGTGCTGTAA
- the nhaC gene encoding Na+/H+ antiporter NhaC, whose amino-acid sequence MQDDKNLSEIEIENQKIIKNKELHILEAMIPVVILMGLLAYNIFIANGTWLGQYSNQYILLIGGGVAMAVGFFNKVSLKRMILEVWENWKSVFVPILILFLVGALAGTWLVSGIIPAMVYYGLQVLSPSIFLPASVIIAAIISVATGSSWTTSATVGIALVGIGSALGIPTGMIAGAVISGAYFGDKMSPLSDTTNLAPAMAGTDLFTHIKYMAYTTVPTITITLLIFAILSGTSDTSGTADISSLLSSINNTFNITPLLFIVPVAVIVMILLKTKPLIALGAGVVLAAIFAFIFQHDVLIGLAETKFESIINAILTDTQVKTDNEKLTELFSSGGMKGMLWTIFLIVCAMVFGGVMDGIGALSKITEELLSIASSVFGLFASTVVSCLGLNVVASDQYLAIVIPGKMFKQAYEDKGLAPENLSRTLEDSGTVTSVLIPWNTCGAYQSSVLGVGVGEYALYAFFNYLSPFTTLLFAAFRIKIKQLTSK is encoded by the coding sequence ATGCAAGACGACAAAAATTTATCTGAAATTGAGATAGAGAACCAAAAAATCATTAAAAATAAAGAGTTACATATCCTAGAAGCAATGATTCCAGTTGTTATTCTAATGGGATTGCTTGCCTATAATATTTTTATTGCTAACGGTACCTGGCTAGGACAATACTCCAATCAATATATTTTACTAATTGGAGGAGGAGTTGCCATGGCAGTCGGTTTTTTTAATAAAGTATCACTTAAAAGAATGATATTGGAAGTATGGGAGAACTGGAAAAGTGTTTTTGTACCCATTTTAATTTTATTTTTAGTTGGTGCTTTAGCGGGTACATGGCTAGTTAGTGGTATTATTCCTGCTATGGTATATTATGGCTTGCAAGTCTTGAGTCCGTCTATATTTTTACCTGCTTCGGTAATTATAGCCGCTATTATTTCAGTTGCTACAGGAAGTTCTTGGACAACTTCTGCTACTGTAGGTATTGCCTTAGTAGGTATAGGTAGTGCGCTAGGAATTCCAACAGGAATGATTGCTGGGGCTGTTATTTCTGGAGCATATTTTGGCGATAAAATGTCTCCTCTATCAGATACTACCAACTTGGCTCCCGCTATGGCAGGCACCGATTTATTTACTCATATTAAATACATGGCATATACCACAGTGCCCACAATTACAATTACGTTACTTATTTTTGCCATACTAAGCGGAACATCCGATACTTCGGGAACTGCTGATATTAGCAGTTTATTATCTTCCATTAATAATACATTTAACATTACCCCTTTGCTATTCATAGTACCTGTGGCAGTAATTGTCATGATTTTACTAAAAACCAAACCTTTGATAGCCTTAGGTGCAGGAGTCGTTTTAGCTGCAATTTTTGCTTTTATTTTCCAACATGATGTATTAATAGGCTTGGCTGAAACAAAGTTCGAATCAATTATAAATGCTATTTTAACTGATACGCAAGTAAAAACTGACAATGAAAAACTCACAGAATTATTTAGTTCTGGTGGTATGAAAGGAATGCTATGGACTATTTTTCTCATTGTTTGTGCTATGGTTTTCGGCGGTGTGATGGATGGTATTGGTGCTTTGTCTAAAATAACTGAAGAACTTTTATCAATAGCTTCCTCTGTATTTGGGCTATTTGCTAGTACTGTGGTAAGTTGTTTAGGGTTAAATGTGGTGGCATCCGACCAGTATTTAGCCATTGTAATTCCAGGAAAAATGTTTAAACAAGCATACGAGGACAAAGGGTTGGCTCCTGAAAACTTGAGTAGAACTTTAGAAGATTCTGGTACTGTAACCTCCGTTTTGATTCCATGGAATACTTGCGGTGCTTATCAGTCTAGTGTATTAGGTGTTGGTGTTGGAGAATATGCTTTATATGCTTTCTTTAACTATCTGAGTCCGTTTACGACCTTATTATTTGCTGCTTTTAGAATTAAAATAAAGCAATTAACATCTAAATAA
- a CDS encoding GNAT family N-acetyltransferase — MIAKAQLQDAEKLTEIALKAKAYWGYTKEQMEVWRDDLTVTTKMFDECNIYKFQIQNTIVGFYVLYRANIRTSFLDFLFVSPDFIKQGIGSKLLNHAKDYCLSGSCAVLNVLADPNAESFYLKHGFKVIAKRKSGIEGRFLPEMELYFPENM; from the coding sequence ATGATTGCAAAAGCCCAACTTCAAGATGCTGAAAAACTGACAGAAATAGCTTTAAAAGCTAAAGCATACTGGGGCTATACCAAAGAACAAATGGAAGTTTGGAGAGATGATTTAACCGTAACCACTAAAATGTTTGATGAATGTAATATTTACAAATTTCAAATCCAAAACACTATTGTTGGATTTTATGTTTTGTATAGAGCAAATATCAGAACAAGTTTTTTAGACTTTTTATTTGTTTCTCCTGATTTTATAAAGCAAGGTATTGGTTCAAAATTATTAAATCATGCAAAAGACTATTGTTTGAGTGGTTCTTGTGCTGTATTGAATGTTTTAGCAGACCCTAACGCTGAATCTTTTTATTTAAAACATGGTTTTAAAGTAATTGCCAAACGTAAGAGTGGTATAGAAGGGCGTTTTTTGCCTGAAATGGAGCTATATTTTCCTGAAAATATGTAG
- a CDS encoding putative porin, whose protein sequence is MKKNLLVFFCLISVQIIVSQIRNVDGSLGRIPRRGSDSIPDNEISVKLSGKTKYTDYKIISHKNDTTIIDTTLTIQKEYKFNFLRKDNFELLEFHNQGQTFTNLGYDFTNISPFPDIGFRAKMFNYFHIEDVNYYQVPTPTTEIMYRTGMEQGQVLDALFTTNFSKRFNVALAYKGIRSLGKYRRSLASTGNFRVSFRYETPKGQYTIKGHAANQDFFHQENGGLTPTALEAFINDDPNFNSNRARMDVNLSNAESTLDAKRLYFEHTFKLLSSKDSVTQKDFSNLKLGHSFTRDSKFFRFNQGAPTTGVFGEVITSSGIDDKTAYIAYNNELFLDFNSKYVLGKFRVKTMLSNYRYGYENLQNSTVGITKNKLKGNAVSLGADWNGRIGNFHINASGMLTPGSGRLSGNSFKGEAFYKKDSVFTIKSNVEISNRFPNFNFLLHQSSYDAYNWENNFVQEGTRTLGGSIASKWGDASIALTNISNYTYFDENSKPVQFSGDVNYLKLKVSKEFSVGKFALDNTVMYQKVANGDSVFRVPEIVTRNTLYYTDEWFKGNPLLVQIGTTFKYFTKYKANAYDPLLAEFRLQNETEIGYPTVDVFFNARVRRTRIYFKADNISSFVLKKNYFSAPNYPYRDFVIRFGLVWNWFI, encoded by the coding sequence ATGAAGAAAAATCTCTTAGTATTTTTTTGTTTAATAAGTGTTCAGATAATTGTTTCACAGATTCGAAATGTTGATGGAAGTTTAGGAAGGATTCCAAGAAGAGGGTCTGATTCGATACCTGATAATGAAATTAGTGTAAAACTAAGCGGAAAAACAAAATATACCGATTATAAAATTATTTCACATAAGAACGATACTACCATTATCGATACGACTTTAACGATTCAAAAAGAATATAAATTTAATTTCTTAAGAAAAGATAATTTTGAGTTATTGGAGTTTCATAATCAAGGACAAACATTTACTAATTTAGGATACGATTTTACAAACATTTCTCCGTTTCCAGATATAGGTTTTAGAGCGAAAATGTTCAATTATTTTCATATTGAAGATGTAAACTACTATCAAGTACCCACACCTACCACAGAAATTATGTACCGAACAGGAATGGAGCAGGGGCAGGTATTGGACGCACTTTTTACCACTAATTTTTCCAAACGATTCAATGTCGCTTTGGCATATAAGGGCATTCGTTCTTTAGGTAAGTACAGACGTTCGTTAGCAAGTACAGGAAATTTTAGAGTAAGTTTTCGGTACGAAACACCTAAAGGACAGTACACTATAAAGGGACATGCTGCAAATCAAGACTTTTTTCATCAAGAAAATGGTGGGCTTACACCAACTGCTCTAGAGGCCTTTATAAACGACGATCCTAATTTCAATAGTAATAGGGCAAGAATGGATGTAAATTTGAGTAATGCTGAAAGTACTTTAGATGCTAAAAGACTGTATTTTGAGCATACGTTTAAACTGCTTTCTTCAAAAGATAGCGTGACTCAAAAAGATTTCTCTAATTTAAAATTGGGACATTCATTTACGAGAGACTCTAAGTTTTTTCGTTTTAACCAAGGTGCTCCCACTACGGGTGTTTTTGGAGAGGTAATAACTTCTTCTGGTATTGATGACAAAACAGCATACATAGCCTATAACAACGAGCTTTTCTTGGATTTTAATTCTAAGTACGTACTTGGAAAGTTTCGTGTAAAAACGATGCTCTCCAACTACAGATACGGGTATGAAAATTTACAAAATAGCACTGTAGGAATTACAAAAAATAAATTAAAAGGAAATGCCGTTTCTTTGGGTGCTGATTGGAATGGAAGGATAGGAAACTTTCATATAAACGCATCAGGAATGCTAACACCAGGTAGCGGTAGGTTATCAGGAAATAGTTTTAAAGGAGAAGCTTTTTATAAAAAAGACAGTGTCTTTACCATTAAAAGTAATGTAGAAATTAGTAATAGGTTTCCTAATTTCAACTTTTTATTACATCAAAGTAGTTACGATGCTTATAATTGGGAAAACAATTTTGTACAAGAGGGTACAAGAACTTTAGGAGGATCAATAGCCTCAAAATGGGGAGATGCTTCTATTGCGCTTACAAATATTAGTAACTATACGTACTTTGATGAAAACAGCAAACCAGTACAGTTTTCAGGAGATGTTAATTATTTAAAATTAAAGGTTTCTAAAGAGTTTTCCGTAGGAAAATTTGCCTTAGATAACACCGTAATGTATCAAAAAGTAGCGAATGGAGACAGTGTTTTTAGAGTGCCAGAAATTGTTACCAGAAATACTTTGTATTATACTGATGAATGGTTTAAAGGAAATCCTTTATTAGTGCAAATAGGAACAACGTTTAAGTATTTTACGAAGTATAAGGCAAACGCTTACGACCCATTGTTAGCAGAATTTAGGTTGCAGAATGAAACGGAAATAGGATACCCGACTGTTGATGTATTTTTTAATGCGAGAGTTCGAAGAACTCGAATTTACTTTAAGGCAGATAATATTAGTTCTTTTGTGCTGAAGAAGAATTATTTCTCGGCTCCTAACTATCCGTATAGAGATTTTGTAATTCGGTTTGGATTGGTATGGAATTGGTTTATATAA
- a CDS encoding ribonuclease HII: protein MLQLNFSGYQLEAGTDEAGRGCLSGPVVAAAVILPKDFEHKLLNDSKQLSEKKRQELRPYIEAHALAYGVSFVNQEEVDELNVLQASIAGMHRSIQQLTLQPEFIIVDGNKFKPFERIPHQTIVKGDAKFMSIAAASVLAKTYRDEYMEKIHREFPQYNWQKNKGYPTKEHREAIRQFGITPYHRKSFKLLPRTTFI, encoded by the coding sequence ATGTTGCAGTTAAATTTTAGCGGTTATCAATTAGAAGCAGGAACTGATGAAGCTGGTAGAGGTTGTTTATCGGGTCCTGTAGTAGCGGCGGCGGTTATTTTACCCAAAGACTTTGAACATAAATTGTTAAACGATTCCAAACAACTTTCAGAAAAAAAACGACAAGAACTCCGCCCCTATATTGAGGCGCATGCACTTGCCTATGGAGTCTCTTTTGTAAATCAAGAAGAGGTTGATGAACTCAACGTATTGCAAGCTTCTATTGCTGGCATGCACCGTTCTATACAACAATTAACCCTACAGCCTGAGTTTATTATCGTTGACGGGAACAAGTTCAAACCTTTTGAGAGAATTCCACATCAAACTATTGTAAAAGGCGATGCTAAATTTATGAGTATAGCGGCAGCTTCTGTGCTTGCAAAAACCTACAGAGATGAATATATGGAAAAAATTCATCGAGAATTCCCTCAATACAACTGGCAAAAAAACAAGGGATATCCTACCAAAGAACACCGTGAGGCAATACGGCAGTTTGGCATAACCCCTTACCATAGAAAATCATTTAAATTGTTACCAAGAACAACTTTCATTTAA
- a CDS encoding nucleoid-associated protein — MIKRTRAEISKCIIHKVANKYNSGQNAFSESLVRFDEESYELLLPFLLKPFGSVTQSYRFSHHADVRLNEMNKYATDIFEQESTEVFIEHSKNMVKHLYEQSNSANIKTGDVIVAYFEGIEYKDVLTEAVGVFKIESKVDFFQTYLDEDSFDVVVQKGISTKKLDKGCLILNATDAEGTVVLSVDNNQYDAQYWIKNFLSVKYADDRNLHTQNYLEMCKEFSEEVIKPEFGKQEQSNFLANTVDYFKEHESVDYHGFKDEIFQEDKHKDLFEDYKQHFEKLNDVLIRNNFEVSDVVLKKEKSKFKTEIKLDTNIQIKIDVDAPDASAEYLEQGYDEEKKMKFYKVYYNAEK; from the coding sequence ATGATTAAAAGAACTCGTGCAGAAATTAGTAAGTGTATTATCCACAAAGTAGCTAACAAGTATAACAGCGGACAAAATGCTTTTTCTGAAAGCTTGGTGCGTTTTGATGAAGAAAGTTACGAACTATTGCTTCCTTTTTTACTCAAACCCTTTGGTTCGGTTACGCAAAGCTATCGCTTTAGCCACCATGCTGATGTTCGCTTAAACGAAATGAACAAGTATGCTACCGATATTTTTGAGCAAGAAAGTACTGAGGTTTTCATCGAACATTCTAAAAATATGGTGAAGCATTTATACGAGCAATCAAACTCTGCCAATATTAAAACGGGCGATGTAATTGTTGCCTACTTTGAAGGTATCGAGTATAAAGATGTTTTAACCGAAGCTGTTGGCGTTTTTAAAATTGAAAGTAAGGTAGATTTCTTTCAAACCTATTTAGATGAAGATAGTTTTGATGTAGTGGTACAAAAAGGAATTTCAACAAAGAAACTAGATAAGGGGTGTTTAATTTTAAATGCTACAGATGCCGAAGGTACCGTAGTGCTGTCTGTAGATAATAATCAATACGACGCTCAATATTGGATAAAAAACTTTTTGAGTGTTAAGTATGCAGATGACCGTAATTTGCACACTCAGAATTATTTAGAAATGTGTAAAGAGTTTTCTGAAGAAGTTATAAAGCCTGAATTTGGAAAACAAGAACAAAGTAACTTCTTAGCCAATACGGTTGATTATTTTAAAGAGCACGAAAGTGTAGATTATCACGGATTTAAAGATGAAATTTTTCAAGAAGACAAGCATAAAGATCTTTTTGAAGATTACAAACAGCACTTTGAAAAATTAAACGATGTACTTATTCGTAACAATTTTGAAGTATCTGATGTGGTTTTAAAAAAGGAAAAAAGTAAGTTTAAAACCGAAATTAAGCTCGATACGAATATTCAAATTAAAATTGATGTGGATGCTCCTGATGCTTCTGCTGAATATTTAGAACAAGGCTATGACGAAGAGAAAAAAATGAAATTTTATAAGGTGTATTATAATGCTGAGAAATAA
- a CDS encoding rhodanese-like domain-containing protein codes for MNKSVLLIGLFVTVVLSCRPQTHEAKDITVEDLQMILENENTVQLLDVRTPEEWAEGVIETPIKIDVTGDDFEGKALEKLDKTKPVYVYCRSGVRSKRATELLVKKGYNAYNVLGGYLEWTEKK; via the coding sequence ATGAATAAAAGTGTTTTATTAATAGGGTTGTTTGTAACTGTGGTGCTATCATGTAGACCACAAACCCACGAGGCAAAAGATATTACAGTAGAAGACCTACAAATGATTTTAGAAAACGAAAATACGGTACAGTTATTAGACGTTAGAACCCCAGAAGAATGGGCAGAAGGAGTGATTGAAACTCCCATAAAAATAGATGTTACAGGTGATGATTTTGAAGGAAAAGCTTTAGAAAAACTAGATAAAACGAAACCTGTATATGTTTACTGTCGCTCGGGAGTAAGAAGCAAAAGAGCTACCGAATTACTCGTAAAAAAAGGGTATAATGCCTACAATGTTTTAGGGGGCTATTTAGAATGGACAGAAAAAAAATAA
- a CDS encoding MBL fold metallo-hydrolase, producing MRIEQIYTGCLAQGAYYVESNGEVAIIDPLREVDPYINRAEKEGATIKYIFETHFHADFVSGHVTLAEKTGATIVFGPTAKTNYEAHIAEDGEVFKLGDVTITLLHTPGHTMESATYLLKDKEGKNHAIFSGDTLFLGDVGRPDLAQKAANLTQEELAGLLYDSLRTKIMTLEDDVIVYPAHGAGSACGKNLSKETVGTIGQQKKTNYALRANMTKEEFVKEVTDGLLPPPEYFPLNVKMNKEGYQSIDEVIKSGAKALSVTDFEKIANETDAIVLDVRHQSEFIQGFIPQSIFIGLGGTFAPWVGALIKDVTQPILLVTPIGEEETTITRLSRVGFDNVLGYLDGSFAAWKSAGKEVDTLRSVSANVLAEELTKEAPVFDVRKPGEYASEHIVNVPSTPLDFLNEHIGEFPTKEDFYVHCAGGYRSVIAASILKARGFHNVIDVDGGYKAIKEADIPRTEAVCPSTLK from the coding sequence ATGAGAATAGAGCAAATTTACACAGGTTGTTTAGCACAAGGAGCCTATTATGTTGAAAGTAATGGAGAAGTCGCCATTATTGACCCTTTACGTGAAGTTGACCCTTATATAAACAGAGCTGAAAAAGAAGGAGCTACAATCAAATATATTTTTGAAACACATTTCCATGCAGATTTTGTAAGCGGTCATGTTACGTTAGCCGAAAAAACAGGAGCAACAATTGTATTCGGACCTACGGCAAAAACAAATTATGAAGCACATATTGCCGAAGATGGAGAAGTATTCAAATTAGGAGATGTTACCATTACCTTACTACATACTCCTGGACATACTATGGAAAGTGCCACCTACTTGTTAAAAGACAAGGAAGGTAAAAATCATGCTATTTTTAGTGGAGACACCTTGTTTTTAGGAGATGTAGGTCGACCTGATTTAGCACAAAAGGCAGCCAACCTAACACAAGAAGAATTAGCAGGATTATTGTACGACAGTTTGCGTACAAAAATTATGACACTAGAAGACGATGTAATCGTATATCCTGCACACGGAGCAGGTTCTGCTTGTGGTAAAAACTTAAGCAAAGAAACGGTAGGAACTATCGGACAGCAAAAGAAAACCAATTATGCCTTGCGTGCAAATATGACCAAAGAAGAGTTTGTGAAAGAAGTTACCGACGGTTTATTGCCTCCACCAGAATATTTCCCTTTAAATGTAAAAATGAATAAAGAAGGATATCAATCTATCGATGAGGTTATCAAAAGCGGCGCAAAAGCACTATCTGTAACAGACTTTGAAAAAATAGCGAATGAAACAGATGCGATAGTATTAGATGTACGTCATCAATCAGAATTCATTCAAGGATTCATACCACAATCTATTTTTATTGGTTTAGGAGGAACCTTTGCCCCGTGGGTGGGTGCCTTGATTAAAGATGTTACGCAACCCATTTTACTAGTGACTCCTATAGGAGAAGAAGAAACTACCATTACACGCTTATCTCGCGTTGGTTTTGACAACGTATTGGGATATTTAGATGGAAGCTTTGCTGCATGGAAATCAGCAGGAAAAGAAGTAGATACCTTACGTTCTGTTTCTGCCAATGTTTTAGCAGAAGAACTTACAAAAGAGGCACCAGTTTTTGATGTTCGTAAACCAGGAGAGTATGCCAGTGAACATATTGTAAATGTGCCAAGTACACCTTTAGATTTCTTAAACGAACACATAGGAGAATTTCCAACAAAAGAAGATTTTTATGTGCACTGTGCTGGAGGATACCGCTCTGTAATAGCAGCGTCTATTTTAAAAGCAAGGGGATTCCACAATGTAATTGATGTAGACGGTGGATACAAAGCGATAAAAGAAGCCGACATACCTAGAACAGAAGCAGTATGTCCATCAACATTAAAATAA
- a CDS encoding SulP family inorganic anion transporter — protein MKLRKLIPILEWLPNYKKSQLRGDVVAGITVAIVLIPQGIAYALIAGLPPIYGLYAALVPQLLYAVFGTARQVAIGPVAMDSLIVATGVSTLALTGSESYIAIAVLLALVVGSIQFLMGIFRLGFIVNFLSRPVITGFTSAVALIIGLNQFKNLFGVEFIQSDQIYLLLEDIFEKLKYFKPNTTIIGLVACIIIIIFRRINKKIPNALIVVVLGIVAMHLFGNQLTDVAIVKDIPSGLPKFSTPVIDIALIRELMPIAATLVMVGYLETISIGKTLEAKQDEYRVRPNQELVALGLSNMVGSLFQSYPSASSFSRSAINAESGGTTGVSAFVSAILVVFTLLFLTPVFYHLPKTILSAIIIVAVFNLINVKEAKRLWKANNLDFWLLVATFLATIFFGIEYGILIGVALSLIVLIFRTSRPYVVELGKVPNSNFYRNKNRFKEVILDDEILVFRFDAQLFYANSNYFRDKLDEMTEEKGKALKLIVLDAESINRVDSTGIEMLKERIVYFRKHDIQFYFAGVKGPVRDAFFRGGLLEVVSLDHFFMRANGAVNFYKTGDNKNQKKYAQYIHQAYK, from the coding sequence ATGAAATTAAGAAAACTCATACCGATTCTAGAATGGCTGCCCAACTACAAAAAATCGCAGCTAAGAGGCGATGTGGTGGCGGGAATAACAGTGGCTATTGTTTTGATTCCACAGGGTATCGCCTATGCACTTATTGCAGGATTACCCCCTATTTATGGGTTATATGCTGCATTGGTTCCGCAATTGTTATATGCCGTTTTTGGAACAGCACGTCAAGTAGCCATAGGGCCCGTAGCGATGGATTCGTTAATTGTAGCCACGGGAGTTTCAACTTTAGCACTAACAGGGTCTGAGAGCTATATAGCCATTGCAGTACTCTTAGCATTAGTGGTTGGAAGCATTCAGTTTTTAATGGGAATTTTCCGCCTCGGATTTATCGTTAATTTTTTGTCAAGACCCGTAATTACAGGATTTACCTCTGCAGTAGCTCTAATTATTGGACTCAATCAGTTTAAAAACTTATTCGGAGTTGAGTTTATACAAAGTGACCAAATTTACCTGCTTCTAGAAGATATCTTCGAAAAACTTAAATACTTTAAACCAAATACAACCATCATAGGTTTGGTTGCGTGTATCATCATCATTATTTTTAGAAGAATAAACAAAAAAATACCCAATGCACTAATCGTAGTCGTATTAGGTATCGTAGCAATGCACCTTTTTGGAAATCAATTAACAGATGTAGCTATCGTAAAAGATATTCCCTCAGGATTGCCAAAATTTTCAACACCAGTTATCGATATAGCTTTAATACGCGAATTAATGCCTATTGCAGCAACCTTGGTAATGGTTGGGTATTTAGAAACAATTTCTATAGGAAAAACGTTAGAAGCCAAACAAGACGAGTACCGAGTACGACCCAATCAAGAATTGGTAGCCTTAGGACTAAGTAATATGGTAGGATCATTATTTCAATCATATCCATCTGCATCAAGCTTTTCTCGTTCGGCGATTAATGCAGAATCAGGAGGAACTACAGGAGTTTCTGCATTTGTTTCCGCAATTCTGGTAGTGTTCACCTTACTTTTTTTAACACCTGTTTTTTATCACCTACCAAAAACTATTTTATCAGCCATTATTATTGTTGCAGTTTTTAATCTGATAAATGTAAAAGAAGCTAAAAGGTTGTGGAAAGCAAATAACTTAGATTTTTGGCTACTAGTAGCTACTTTTTTAGCAACTATTTTCTTCGGAATTGAATATGGAATTTTAATCGGAGTAGCCTTATCATTAATCGTTTTAATTTTTAGAACCTCAAGGCCCTATGTAGTTGAGTTAGGAAAAGTGCCTAATTCAAATTTTTACCGTAACAAGAACAGGTTTAAGGAAGTTATTTTAGATGATGAAATCTTAGTATTTCGCTTTGATGCACAATTATTTTATGCCAACTCTAACTATTTTAGAGATAAATTAGACGAAATGACAGAAGAAAAAGGGAAGGCATTAAAATTGATTGTATTAGATGCAGAAAGTATTAATAGAGTAGATAGCACGGGAATAGAGATGCTAAAAGAACGGATTGTTTATTTTCGTAAACACGACATTCAATTTTATTTTGCAGGAGTCAAAGGTCCCGTAAGAGACGCTTTTTTTAGAGGAGGTCTGTTAGAGGTAGTAAGCTTAGATCACTTTTTTATGCGTGCCAATGGCGCTGTAAATTTTTATAAAACAGGAGATAATAAAAACCAGAAAAAATACGCACAGTATATACACCAAGCGTATAAATAA